A stretch of Arachis hypogaea cultivar Tifrunner chromosome 15, arahy.Tifrunner.gnm2.J5K5, whole genome shotgun sequence DNA encodes these proteins:
- the LOC112750095 gene encoding metalloendoproteinase 1, with amino-acid sequence MKRHLLALLFFFLLLDSSLSISLGPVAKIFRNPAIKRLYKHPLAKKAFHTGFDYLKNQSTPPPPPGAPEEKIQGLHLVKQYLNDYGYMQDSDNYTDLMDQDTVSAIKTYQTFFNLTVTGYLDDETLQQLSLFRCAVPDVNFNYSLSPTNNVSWPKGKDWFSNRTNLTYGFLPQSDIPDNFTAVFKDSFKRWSDAITPVLNLTLTETRYDDADIKIGFYKFNNMTVGNEVVGVSVIELVSGNEDVTVGDMLLDATKYWALPNDTLKLNSSTLEDGIIDLGAVAMHQIGHLLGLSHSSHNESVMYPYILPQNQRKVQLSNDDKQQIKQVYSTPASGVGTSN; translated from the exons ATGAAGAGACATCTTCTGGCACTGTtattcttctttctccttcttgaCTCATCTCTTTCAATATCGCTGGGACCTGTCGCTAAAATCTTTAGGAATCCCGCCATCAAGAGATTATACAAGCATCCGCTTGCCAAAAAGGCATTCCATACCGGATTCGACTATTTGAAGAACCAGAGCACCCCTCCACCACCGCCAGGTGCGCCGGAGGAGAAAATCCAAGGCCTCCATTTGGTGAAACAGTATCTCAACGATTACGGTTACATGCAAGACTCCGACAATTACACAGATCTAATGGACCAGGACACCGTTTCTGCCATCAAAACCTATCAAACCTTCTTCAATCTCACCGTCACCGGATACCTCGATGACGAGACTCTTCAGCAGCTTTCGCTGTTCCGATGTGCTGTCCCGGACGTTAATTTCAACTACTCTCTCTCCCCTACCAACAACGTGTCGTGGCCTAAAGGGAAAGACTGGTTCTCTAACCGCACCAATCTCACCTACGGCTTTCTCCCGCAGAGCGACATCCCAGACAACTTCACCGCGGTGTTTAAAGACTCATTCAAGCGGTGGTCAGACGCTATAACGCCGGTACTAAACCTAACACTCACAGAGACAAG GTACGACGATGCAGACATTAAGATAGGATTCTACAAATTTAATAACATGACGGTGGGCAATGAGGTGGTAGGGGTAAGCGTTATAGAACTTGTTTCGGGTAACGAAGATGTTACTGTTGGGGACATGCTTTTGGATGCTACAAAGTACTGGGCACTTCCCAATGACACTCTTAAACTTAACAGCTCAACGCTAGAGGATGGTATAATTGACTTGGGTGCTGTGGCGATGCACCAGATAGGGCATCTTCTTGGACTTTCACACTCCTCTCACAATGAATCGGTTATGTATCCTTATATTTTGCCTCAAAACCAGAGGAAGGTGCAGCTCTCAAACGATGATAAACAACAAATCAAACAAGTTTATTCCACCCCTGCAAGTGGAGTTGGGACCAGTAATTGA